A genomic window from Silene latifolia isolate original U9 population chromosome Y, ASM4854445v1, whole genome shotgun sequence includes:
- the LOC141630498 gene encoding protein FAR1-RELATED SEQUENCE 5-like, with product MDISTNPEEDILLLTNCPDQLLVIDVPLVNDVPDSPEVVSTSEIHGVPHCSEELKPFVGMKFENLEQGLDFYKAYAKACGFSPRLDSSKIIQGVTTHKSCVCNKECNRQHGGQKRRRAITRVGCPAKIKFKRLPAGEYEVYEFIEVHSHAMVTPATMIHLKSFRKLNLVHKKMIMDNSRVNQGPVKTFRMFKEYVRGYKNVGASLEYFKNFSRDVKKYIKEYDAEMLIEGFMQKRARCPSFYFDFDVDDNKRLTKVFWADPVAIKNYALFGDSVSFDTTFDFNEYRMVFCSFTGVDNHIKCVTFAAGLIMRENEESFTWPFDNFMKAMGGCYPTTLITDQCLGIKAGVKNVFSGNTTHRFCMWHIMKKLPDKVGSTIYKDTDFLKEISSIVWNEDIEPTEFESSWCSIMEKHDLSGNEWLKSMFEDRKLWIPAYFRDTYMGGLLRTTSRSESENSFFGNFTNPNLSLVQFWMRFQSAMDAQRWKHSKLTADSKNSSPILSTPLSIEKKCAEFYTPPVFYDFQEELKGACYSCNEANKSTKERDVERLFVMDRESKKVYEVDVDGKTLVCSCKRFQRFGILCRHCVWVLHNKGFDEIPSEYLLPRWSNYATFRPIFNVVGTSLEADCASIDTRQNTISELWSGVFTAVSLVEDYEEKEKELLELLQSFNEKLLISSSGGKSKSKKTQIETLLGSKIPTKAHILPPNQAKNKGSGRRMTSEKEKAMEEHAKPLRKCRACGEMARHDSRNCPSQLPNK from the exons ATGGATATTTCAACAAATCCAGAAGAAGATATATTATTGCTTACTAATTGTCCAGATCAATTATTAGTGATTGATGTGCCATTAGTGAATGATGTGCCAG ATAGCCCGGAAGTTGTTTCTACTAGTGAGATTCACGGAGTGCCTCATTGTTCAGAAGAGCTTAAACCATTTGTTGGAATGAAATTTGAGAATTTGGAGCAAGGGTTGGATTTCTACAAAGCATATGCCAAAGCTTGTGGCTTTAGTCCGAGATTGGATTCAAGTAAAATCATTCAAGGAGTTACTACACATAAGAGCTGTGTGTGTAACAAAGAATGTAATAGGCAGCATGGTGGGCAAAAAAGGAGGAGGGCAATAACAAGAGTTGGGTGTCCTGCCAAGATTAAGTTTAAGAGACTTCCTGCTGGTGAGTATGAGGTGTATGAATTTATCGAGGTGCACTCACATGCAATGGTAACTCCAGCCACAATGATTCACTTAAAGTCATTTAGGAAGCTCAACCTTGTGCATAAGAAAATGATAATGGATAACTCACGTGTTAACCAGGGGCCTGTGAAGACATTTCGAATGTTTAAAGAGTACGTTAGGGGATATAAAAACGTAGGGGCTTCCTTAGAATATTTTAAGAATTTTTCAAGGGATGTAAAGAAATACATCAAAGAATATGATGCGGAAATGCTGATAGAGGGCTTCATGCAAAAAAGAGCTAGGTGTCCctcattttactttgattttgatGTTGATGACAACAAAAGACTCACTAAGGTTTTCTGGGCTGATCCAGTTGCAATTAAGAACTACGCACTCtttggtgattctgtgtctttTGACACCACATTCGATTTTAATGAATACCGTATGGTGTTTTGTTCTTTTACGGGGGTTGACAACCATATAAAATGTGTCACTTTTGCGGCTGGTTTGATAATGCGGGAGAATGAAGAGTCTTTTACCTGGCCTTTTGACAATTTTATGAAGGCAATGGGTGGGTGTTATCCTACTACTCTGATTACTGACCAATGTCTGGGTATTAAAGCGGGGGTTAAAAATGTGTTTTCAGGCAACACAACACACAGATTctgtatgtggcatatcatgaaaaAATTGCCTGACAAAGTTGGTTCAACCATTTACAAAGACACAGACTTTCTAAAAGAAATAAGTTCTATTGTTTGGAATGAAGATATTGAGCCAACTGAATTTGAGTCGAGCTGGTGTTcaattatggaaaaacatgatttGTCTGGAAATGAGTGGCTGAAATCCATGTTTGAGGACCGCAAATTATGGATTCCTGCATATTTTCGGGACACTTATATGGGTGGGCTTCTAAGGACAACTTCAAGGTCAGAATCAGAGAATAGTTTCTTCGGCAACTTCACCAACCCCAACCTATCACTTGTTCAGTTTTGGATGCGCTTTCAGTCAGCAATGGATGCTCAACGCTGGAAGCATTCTAAATTAACTGCTGATTCTAAAAACTCCTCTCCTATATTATCAACTCCCCTTTCTATAGAAAAGAAATGTGCTGAATTTTACACACCACCGGTGTTTTATGATTTTCAAGAAGAGTTGAAAGGTGCATGCTACTCTTGTAATGAGGCCAACAAAAGCACGAAAGAAAGGGACGTGGAGCGTTTATTTGTTATGGATCGTGAGAGCAAGAAAGTCTATGAAGTCGATGTCGATGGGAAAACTTTAGTGTGTTCATGCAAGAGGTTTCAGAGATTTGGGATACTTTGTAGACATTGTGTATGGGTGTTGCATAATAAGGGGTTTGATGAAATACCTTCTGAATATCTATTGCCGAGGTGGAGCAATTATGCAACATTTCGTCCTATCTTTAATGTTGTAGGGACGTCCTTAGAAGCTGATTGTGCGTCAATTGACACAAGACAAAACACTATCAGTGAATTATGGTCAGGGGTGTTCACTGCAGTGTCACTTGTGGAGGATTAtgaggagaaggagaaagagTTACTCGAATTGCTTCAGAGTTTCAATGAGAAGTTGTTGATTTCAAGTAGTGGTGGGAAGTCAAAAAGCAAGAAAACTCAAATCGAGACGCTTCTTGGGTCTAAAATCCCTACTAAAGCTCATATTCTTCCTCCAAATCAAGCAAAAAATAAGGGATCTGGTAGAAGGATGACTtctgaaaaagaaaaggcaatgGAGGAGCACGCTAAGCCTCTTAGAAAATGTCGTGCTTGTGGAGAAATGGCACGCCATGATAGTAGAAATTGCCCGAGTCAACTTCCAAACAAGTAa